In Chryseobacterium gleum, a single genomic region encodes these proteins:
- the gap gene encoding type I glyceraldehyde-3-phosphate dehydrogenase, with amino-acid sequence MSTIKVGINGFGRIGRLVFRAMTERDNIEVVGINDLINAEYMAYMLKYDSVHGIFPGEVSVEGNDLVVNGKRIRVTAEKDPSNLKWNEIGADYVVESTGLFLDKDSAAKHLAAGAKKVILSAPSKDDTPMFVMGVNHKELTDDIKILSNASCTTNCLAPLAKVIHDNFGIVEGLMTTVHATTATQKTVDGPSMKDWRGGRAALNNIIPSSTGAAKAVGKVIPSLNGKLTGMSFRVPTVDVSVVDLTVRIEKAASYEEICSVIKAASEGELKGILGYTEDAVVSQDFVGDKRTSIFDKDAGIMLSPNFVKLVSWYDNEMGYSNKLVDMLVHAASL; translated from the coding sequence ATGTCAACAATCAAAGTAGGTATCAACGGTTTTGGTAGAATTGGACGTCTTGTTTTCAGAGCAATGACTGAAAGAGACAACATTGAAGTTGTAGGAATCAATGACCTAATCAATGCAGAATACATGGCTTACATGTTAAAATATGACTCTGTACACGGTATTTTCCCAGGTGAAGTTTCTGTAGAAGGAAATGATCTTGTAGTAAACGGGAAAAGAATCAGAGTAACTGCTGAAAAAGATCCAAGCAACCTAAAATGGAATGAAATCGGTGCTGATTACGTAGTAGAATCTACTGGTTTATTCCTTGATAAAGACAGCGCTGCAAAACACCTTGCTGCAGGTGCTAAGAAAGTAATCCTTTCTGCTCCTTCCAAAGATGATACTCCAATGTTCGTAATGGGGGTAAACCACAAGGAACTTACTGATGATATCAAAATTTTATCAAACGCTTCTTGTACTACAAACTGTTTAGCTCCTTTAGCTAAAGTAATTCACGATAACTTCGGAATCGTAGAAGGTTTAATGACAACTGTACACGCTACAACAGCTACTCAGAAAACTGTTGACGGTCCTTCAATGAAAGACTGGAGAGGTGGTAGAGCTGCTCTGAACAACATCATCCCTTCTTCTACAGGTGCTGCTAAAGCGGTAGGAAAAGTAATTCCTTCACTAAACGGAAAACTAACAGGTATGTCTTTCAGAGTACCAACTGTTGACGTTTCTGTAGTAGATTTAACAGTGAGAATTGAAAAAGCTGCTTCTTATGAAGAAATCTGTTCAGTAATCAAAGCTGCTTCTGAAGGTGAATTGAAAGGTATCCTAGGATATACTGAAGATGCAGTAGTATCTCAGGACTTCGTAGGAGATAAGAGAACTTCTATCTTCGACAAAGATGCTGGTATCATGCTTTCTCCTAACTTCGTAAAACTTGTTTCCTGGTATGACAACGAAATGGGTTACTCAAACAAATTAGTTGATATGCTTGTACACGCTGCTTCTTTATAA
- a CDS encoding oxygenase MpaB family protein, which yields MIQPRFKDAPHFRNFWENGNGKQLIEFSGAEVSFEHFEKFAPYFHHTDEIGDEVVKDVYFTKKFHEASREIEHYIRDGVSETDDVPESVKKLFSQTQKVPDWLDYNLLKSGAELCMRSNLDSLISLRDYCLIGGYDYAYLNKPLIVTEALKKGAVKRLSETLDFWVNATRYNALEVHAKGYEFAIKTRLIHSYARLSIKKHYKDWDSENWGEPINSWDMMATYIGFSLVFLHSLKKLGNRFSAEEEQGIFHLWKYVGYLLGIPEQLLPDDKKQATEYFYLWTSVQPPSDKDSVLLAHSLLDESLENPILKFEFQRKNLRYLHICCTWFLLDDEVCKRLQIPDVPYKTLFPKSKILFNTMYDKLVSHKARIKRGNKDQMKVLEDYLNITKNSNFH from the coding sequence ATGATACAACCCCGTTTTAAAGATGCTCCTCATTTCAGGAATTTTTGGGAAAATGGCAATGGAAAACAGCTTATTGAATTTTCCGGAGCAGAAGTGAGTTTTGAGCATTTTGAAAAATTTGCTCCCTATTTTCATCATACGGATGAGATCGGTGACGAGGTGGTAAAAGATGTTTATTTCACTAAAAAATTCCACGAGGCTTCCAGGGAAATTGAACACTACATCAGAGATGGGGTTTCAGAGACGGATGATGTTCCTGAAAGTGTAAAAAAATTGTTCAGCCAAACTCAGAAAGTTCCGGACTGGCTTGATTACAATTTACTCAAAAGCGGTGCTGAACTCTGCATGAGGAGCAACCTGGACTCCCTGATTTCGTTGAGGGATTATTGTCTGATCGGCGGCTATGATTATGCCTACCTCAACAAACCTCTTATTGTTACTGAAGCACTGAAAAAAGGTGCAGTGAAACGTCTTTCAGAAACATTGGATTTCTGGGTAAACGCTACCCGCTATAATGCATTGGAAGTTCATGCAAAAGGTTATGAATTTGCTATCAAAACCCGTCTGATCCATTCTTATGCCAGACTTTCCATTAAAAAGCATTATAAAGACTGGGATTCTGAAAACTGGGGAGAGCCCATTAATTCCTGGGATATGATGGCAACGTACATTGGATTCAGTCTGGTATTTCTTCATAGTCTTAAAAAGCTGGGAAATCGTTTTTCTGCTGAAGAGGAACAGGGAATTTTCCATCTCTGGAAATACGTAGGTTACCTTTTGGGAATACCGGAACAGCTTCTACCTGATGATAAAAAACAAGCTACCGAGTATTTTTATTTATGGACCTCTGTTCAGCCTCCTTCAGACAAAGATTCTGTACTTCTTGCCCATTCTTTATTAGATGAATCCTTGGAAAATCCTATCTTAAAGTTTGAATTTCAAAGAAAGAACTTAAGATACCTTCACATCTGCTGTACCTGGTTTCTGTTGGATGATGAAGTGTGTAAAAGATTACAAATCCCTGATGTTCCGTACAAAACATTATTTCCAAAATCAAAAATACTTTTCAATACAATGTATGACAAACTGGTAAGCCACAAGGCCAGAATAAAAAGAGGAAACAAAGATCAGATGAAAGTGCTGGAAGATTATCTGAACATCACTAAGAATTCAAATTTTCATTAG
- a CDS encoding winged helix-turn-helix transcriptional regulator, translating into METKGRAEENKICPLEVAVNTISGKWKIPIVWQINEGKKRPSEFLRGIAKVDRRVLNQQLTEMVDDGILTKQSFNELPPRVEYTLTELGEKLVEILWQLNDWGKLLIPEKEEV; encoded by the coding sequence ATGGAAACAAAGGGAAGAGCTGAAGAAAATAAAATTTGTCCATTGGAAGTCGCCGTCAATACCATCAGTGGAAAATGGAAAATTCCTATTGTCTGGCAGATTAATGAAGGGAAAAAACGCCCCAGTGAATTTCTACGTGGGATTGCTAAAGTAGACCGCAGAGTTTTAAATCAACAGCTGACTGAAATGGTAGATGATGGCATTTTAACAAAACAATCCTTTAATGAACTTCCTCCAAGGGTTGAATATACTTTGACAGAACTTGGTGAAAAACTTGTGGAAATCCTTTGGCAATTGAATGATTGGGGAAAGTTGCTGATTCCGGAAAAAGAAGAAGTATAA
- the pfkA gene encoding 6-phosphofructokinase, with product MKESVVKKIAVLTSGGDSPGMNAALRAVVRTANYYNIECYGVREGYNGLINNDFLKMGARSVKNIINQGGTILKSARSAEFRTKEGRQKAYDNCVKLGIDGLVCIGGDGTFTGAKIFNEEFGIRVIGIPGTIDNDIFGTDNTIGYDTALNTAMDAIDKIRDTATSHNRVFFVEVMGRDAGFIALNSGLATGALDILIPEKKDSIDELFAKFRDAEKTGKASSIVVVAEGEKLANVYELAEKTKQTFPDYDIRVAILGHMQRGGSPSCADRVLASRLGYGAVTGLMEGQTNVMAGMRSNDLTYTPIEEAIKKHNEINKDLLLISKILAI from the coding sequence ATGAAAGAGAGTGTTGTTAAAAAAATTGCAGTTCTTACGTCAGGAGGTGACTCTCCGGGTATGAATGCGGCATTAAGAGCGGTAGTAAGAACCGCCAATTACTATAATATCGAATGCTACGGGGTGAGAGAAGGTTACAACGGCCTTATCAACAATGATTTCCTGAAAATGGGAGCCCGTTCCGTAAAAAATATAATCAACCAGGGTGGAACGATTCTAAAGTCTGCCAGATCTGCTGAGTTCAGAACTAAAGAAGGCCGTCAGAAAGCTTATGACAACTGCGTAAAGCTTGGAATAGACGGATTGGTTTGTATTGGTGGAGACGGAACTTTCACAGGTGCGAAAATCTTTAATGAAGAATTCGGGATCAGGGTAATCGGTATCCCGGGAACTATCGACAATGATATTTTCGGAACTGATAACACCATCGGATACGACACTGCTTTGAATACTGCAATGGATGCCATTGACAAGATCCGTGATACAGCCACTTCCCACAACAGGGTTTTCTTTGTGGAAGTAATGGGTCGTGATGCCGGTTTTATTGCGTTAAACAGTGGATTGGCAACAGGAGCTCTGGATATTTTAATTCCTGAGAAAAAAGACAGTATTGATGAGCTTTTCGCGAAATTCAGAGATGCTGAAAAAACAGGAAAAGCATCAAGCATTGTTGTGGTAGCGGAAGGTGAAAAATTAGCCAACGTATATGAACTTGCCGAAAAAACAAAACAGACATTCCCTGATTATGACATTCGTGTAGCTATTCTGGGACATATGCAGAGAGGAGGTTCTCCAAGCTGTGCAGACAGAGTTCTGGCAAGCCGTCTGGGGTATGGAGCTGTAACAGGGCTGATGGAAGGACAAACCAATGTAATGGCAGGAATGCGTTCTAATGATCTGACGTATACTCCTATTGAAGAAGCCATTAAAAAACATAATGAAATCAATAAAGACCTTTTACTGATTTCAAAAATTTTAGCAATCTAA
- the recA gene encoding recombinase RecA has product MSNIDDKKKALALVLDKLDKTYGKGTVMTLGDDAVDTTIEVIPSGSLGLDIALGVGGYPKGRIIEIYGPESSGKTTLTLHAIAEAQKAGGIAAFIDAEHAFDRTYAAKLGIDLENLIISQPDNGEQALEIADNLIRSGAIDIVVIDSVAALTPKAEIEGEMGDSKMGLHARLMSQALRKLTATISRTKCTVIFINQLREKIGVMFGNPETTTGGNALKFYASVRIDIRKASAPIKQGDEAIGSRVKVKIVKNKVAPPFKQAEFDIMYGEGVSKVGEILDTAVDMGIVKKSGSWFSYEETKLGQGRDAVKDVLRDNPDLAEELEAKIKEEMKNK; this is encoded by the coding sequence ATGAGTAACATTGATGATAAGAAAAAAGCACTCGCTTTAGTGCTTGACAAATTAGATAAAACATACGGAAAAGGAACTGTAATGACTCTGGGTGATGATGCCGTAGACACTACAATAGAAGTAATTCCTTCCGGTTCTTTAGGATTGGATATTGCCTTAGGAGTAGGCGGATATCCAAAAGGAAGAATCATTGAAATATATGGTCCTGAATCTTCAGGTAAAACAACGCTGACCCTTCACGCTATTGCTGAAGCTCAAAAGGCAGGAGGTATTGCTGCATTCATTGATGCAGAGCACGCTTTTGACAGAACTTATGCTGCAAAATTAGGAATCGATCTTGAAAACCTGATCATTTCCCAGCCGGACAACGGTGAGCAGGCATTGGAAATTGCAGATAACCTTATCCGTTCCGGAGCTATTGATATCGTTGTGATTGACTCTGTTGCCGCTCTTACACCAAAGGCTGAAATTGAAGGTGAAATGGGAGATTCCAAAATGGGTCTTCATGCAAGATTAATGTCTCAGGCATTAAGAAAGCTTACCGCTACTATTTCAAGAACGAAATGTACCGTTATATTCATCAATCAGTTGAGAGAAAAGATCGGTGTAATGTTCGGAAATCCTGAAACAACTACCGGAGGTAACGCTCTTAAGTTCTATGCTTCTGTAAGAATTGATATCAGAAAAGCAAGCGCACCTATCAAACAAGGTGATGAAGCGATCGGTAGCCGCGTGAAAGTGAAGATTGTGAAAAACAAAGTGGCACCTCCTTTCAAGCAGGCAGAATTCGATATCATGTACGGAGAAGGAGTTTCTAAAGTAGGAGAAATTCTTGATACTGCTGTTGACATGGGAATCGTGAAGAAAAGCGGATCTTGGTTCAGCTACGAAGAGACCAAATTGGGTCAGGGACGTGATGCCGTAAAAGATGTTTTAAGAGACAACCCGGATCTTGCTGAAGAATTGGAAGCTAAGATCAAGGAAGAAATGAAAAACAAATAA
- a CDS encoding response regulator transcription factor, which yields MKKKHLTHAKKPHPLIEVWNAYPEILQNDNRILPVPAIEKMIGEIFAPGKFYYYVINFADSTLCNHHEDILKIHGFSKYPGHLKEIIDLIHPDDLKFVMEAERMSIEKMKEIDGFDYQQELKTSYCFRMKTSKGNYELFHHQALHTYKDEDGRLLQAVNIHTNIEHITHQNSYVVLVSGINGREDFHQMQWTEHDRFPESVPVIFTRREVEIINCIAKGYSTGKISDLLNISEETVRTHRKNILRKSDCKNSSELIKKTFEWGYL from the coding sequence ATGAAGAAAAAACATCTGACTCACGCAAAAAAACCGCATCCCCTCATTGAAGTATGGAATGCCTATCCTGAAATTTTACAGAATGATAACAGAATATTACCTGTTCCTGCCATTGAAAAAATGATCGGAGAAATTTTTGCTCCGGGAAAGTTCTACTATTATGTGATCAATTTTGCAGACAGCACCCTCTGCAACCATCATGAAGATATTTTGAAAATACATGGTTTCAGTAAATACCCTGGACATCTAAAAGAAATCATAGATCTTATTCATCCGGATGATCTGAAATTTGTGATGGAAGCTGAAAGAATGTCCATCGAAAAAATGAAAGAAATTGACGGCTTTGATTATCAGCAGGAACTGAAAACCAGTTATTGTTTCAGAATGAAAACTTCAAAAGGCAATTATGAACTGTTCCACCATCAGGCTTTGCACACTTATAAAGATGAAGATGGCAGACTGTTGCAGGCTGTTAATATACATACCAATATCGAACACATCACCCATCAAAATTCTTATGTTGTATTAGTTTCCGGAATCAACGGCCGAGAAGATTTCCATCAGATGCAGTGGACAGAACACGACAGATTTCCTGAGTCTGTCCCGGTCATCTTTACCAGAAGAGAGGTTGAAATCATCAACTGTATTGCGAAAGGATATTCAACAGGAAAAATCTCTGATCTGTTAAATATTTCTGAGGAAACCGTACGTACCCATAGAAAAAATATCCTGAGAAAATCAGACTGCAAAAACAGTTCTGAACTGATTAAGAAAACCTTTGAATGGGGATATCTGTAG
- a CDS encoding DNA alkylation repair protein has product MTEKRKGARSIKDIPPDILEQLNRGEIETANLTEWLAVDQKLLLENLLLQNDRKEYLMPVLENINRLKKQTVNSINETIGIGLLTLAVKNKDDEFLLKLSTHPADLVRCWAAYTIGRNNDLKLKEKLDKIQSFASDSHFGVREICWMTVRLDIARNLEESLAILSMWTTHDNENVRRFASESTRPRGVWCEHIDALKQNPGLGLEILEPLRSDLSRYVQNSVGNWLNDASKSQPEFVVEICDEWLRESPTKETQYIVKKALRTIKK; this is encoded by the coding sequence ATGACAGAAAAAAGGAAAGGTGCCCGCTCTATCAAAGATATTCCACCGGATATTTTGGAACAGTTGAACAGAGGAGAAATTGAAACTGCCAATCTTACGGAATGGCTGGCGGTAGATCAAAAATTGTTGCTGGAAAATCTGCTTTTGCAGAATGATCGTAAAGAATATCTGATGCCAGTTTTAGAAAATATAAACCGGCTGAAAAAACAAACCGTCAATTCGATTAATGAAACGATAGGAATTGGTTTGCTTACTCTTGCAGTAAAAAATAAAGATGATGAATTTCTGCTGAAGCTCTCAACTCATCCTGCAGACCTTGTACGTTGCTGGGCAGCATATACCATTGGAAGAAATAATGATTTAAAACTGAAAGAAAAATTAGATAAAATTCAGTCATTTGCTTCCGACTCTCATTTTGGAGTAAGGGAAATCTGCTGGATGACAGTACGTCTGGATATCGCCAGAAATCTTGAGGAAAGCTTAGCCATTTTATCAATGTGGACAACACATGATAATGAGAACGTGAGACGTTTTGCCAGTGAATCCACAAGACCAAGGGGTGTTTGGTGTGAGCATATTGATGCTTTAAAACAAAATCCGGGACTTGGACTGGAAATTCTGGAACCTTTACGATCAGATTTATCCAGATATGTACAGAACAGTGTCGGCAACTGGCTGAATGATGCCAGTAAATCACAACCCGAATTTGTAGTGGAAATCTGTGACGAATGGCTCAGGGAAAGTCCGACAAAAGAAACGCAGTATATCGTTAAAAAGGCTTTAAGAACGATAAAAAAATAA
- a CDS encoding DUF4846 domain-containing protein — translation MKKVITGITVIFICTGCTKEKFSDRLLPEPDKNEHLIAVNALKINKNKNTIRQRFSAPDGYEWVKEKPGSFGYFIENFKLKPYGSQIVKYDGTPISTQHLHEAVFDIDTGNKDLQQCADAVIRMRAEYLYKAKKFDEIKFHFTSGDLLSWNDYKNGMRAFVSGNSVSFRKVAAPDDSYQSFRNYLDLIFNYAGTISLHKETKPVTKNSDLKTGDILITPGSPGHIAFISGVCKNQKGKRLYLLSEGFTPAQSVHVISNPFNPYFTPWYDLDIHAAETKTARYFFKPTNFRSF, via the coding sequence ATGAAAAAAGTTATTACAGGAATTACAGTTATTTTCATTTGCACTGGTTGCACAAAAGAAAAATTCTCAGACCGTTTACTGCCCGAACCGGATAAGAATGAGCATTTAATTGCAGTAAATGCTTTAAAAATCAATAAGAATAAAAATACCATTCGTCAAAGATTTTCTGCTCCTGATGGTTATGAATGGGTTAAAGAAAAACCTGGTTCTTTCGGATACTTTATTGAAAATTTTAAACTGAAGCCTTATGGGAGCCAGATTGTAAAATATGATGGAACTCCAATTTCTACCCAGCATCTGCATGAAGCTGTTTTCGACATTGATACAGGAAATAAAGATCTTCAGCAATGCGCGGATGCTGTTATCCGCATGAGAGCCGAATATCTTTATAAAGCAAAAAAATTTGACGAAATTAAATTTCATTTTACAAGTGGCGACCTTTTAAGCTGGAATGATTATAAAAACGGAATGAGAGCTTTTGTCAGTGGAAATTCAGTCAGCTTCAGAAAAGTTGCAGCTCCTGATGATTCTTATCAAAGCTTCAGAAATTACCTGGATCTGATTTTCAATTATGCAGGAACAATTTCATTACATAAAGAGACAAAACCGGTAACAAAAAATTCTGATCTTAAAACGGGAGATATTCTGATTACACCAGGCAGTCCGGGGCATATTGCTTTTATATCAGGAGTCTGCAAGAATCAGAAAGGAAAAAGATTGTACTTATTAAGTGAAGGTTTCACGCCTGCACAATCCGTTCATGTGATTTCAAATCCTTTTAACCCGTATTTTACGCCCTGGTATGATCTTGACATCCATGCTGCTGAAACAAAAACGGCAAGATATTTTTTTAAACCTACAAACTTCAGAAGCTTTTAA